One genomic region from Nilaparvata lugens isolate BPH chromosome 3, ASM1435652v1, whole genome shotgun sequence encodes:
- the LOC120350565 gene encoding solute carrier family 49 member 4-like — protein MYHNCQRTQYGRRLFVNQVVVWNTWGPISKAALFAFQSWDSGSVAMFSNWGSVCIVLLVGPVCWLLDVKGLKYSSVLAAGLCCVGAGLRCLPVDETLFTWLSHIGGILNGIGGVIFGPAVVLLSSTWFPAHERTSATGGPTG, from the exons ATGTATCATAACTGTCAAAGAACTCAATACGGTAGACGGTTGTTTGTGAATCAGGTGGTCGTTTGGAATACATGGGGTCCAATATCGAAGGCAGCATTGTTCGCATTCCAATCTTGGGATTCGGGATCAGTAGCCATGTTCAGCAACTGGGGTTCGGTTTGCATTGTGCTACTGGTTGGCCCAGTCTGCTGGCTTCTCGATGTAAAAG GTTTGAAGTACAGCAGTGTTCTAGCAGCAGGATTGTGTTGTGTGGGCGCAGGCTTGAGATGTTTACCGGTTGACGAAACACTTTTCACTTG GTTATCTCATATTGGTGGAATTTTAAATGGAATTGGAGGTGTGATATTTGGTCCTGCCGTTGTTCTCTTATCGTCAACTTGGTTCCCCGCGCACGAAAGGACATCCGCTACAGGTGGGCCTActggataa
- the LOC111043614 gene encoding B2 protein, with translation MLLEVCRFSVFLIALFATVNGRFTEEEKQLMNQVHSQCISETGTSEDLVTKATTGDFADDDNLKCYVKCIWSTLTVMDDEGNFDVGVLEVMLPADMKDTVMKAMNACTGVGGATPCEKAFAMTKCLYKEAPSDFFLP, from the exons ATGCTGCTCGAAGTTTGCAGATTTTCTGTGTTTCTAATTGCTCTTTTCGCGACAGTTAAT GGTCGCTTCACTGAGGAAGAAAAACAACTAATGAATCAAGTTCACTCGCAATGTATTTCTGAAACAGGCACTTCAGAAG atCTAGTTACGAAAGCAACCACTGGTGACTTTGCAGATGATGATAATCTAAAG TGTTACGTCAAATGCATTTGGAGTACCTTGACTGTG ATGGACGATGAAGGTAACTTTGATGTTGGGGTCCTGGAAGTTATGTTGCCGGCTGATATGAAAGACACAGTTATGAAGGCTATGAACGCCTGCACAGGAGTTG GTGGAGCAACACCTTGTGAAAAGGCTTTCGCAATGACCAAGTGCTTGTACAAGGAAGCACCATCG
- the LOC111049455 gene encoding uncharacterized protein LOC111049455 — MNCHKCNKLIVRSSKDKATNKIQCSECRENFHGQCVGFGETELSVYETSGRKWLCSNCAHDRRLSRSYSDGGDALSQDSNNEIASLKILIKDLGEKLDSGLKRIETDLGKSLESCHEKLDENAALLSAQQLIIEKQNQIIESLKSDKLALSKKVTELSVRLTDLEQYSRSNTLEIHGIPGSQNENVAGIVMEIGKALDVPIKEDMIVACHRLKQKNNRPSPGIIVKFVHRTVKERIMERRRVKRTLSTRHLGLASDTPIYINQSLCQERAILFAKAKKVKKELNFKFLWIDRTGNIKIRRDETSTICVIKTDSDIEKLAGNRV, encoded by the coding sequence ATGAATTGCCATAAATGCAACAAATTGATCGTGCGGTCTTCGAAGGACAAGGCTACGAACAAAATTCAGTGTAGTGAGTGCAGGGAGAATTTCCATGGACAGTGCGTGGGTTTTGGTGAAACAGAGTTGAGTGTTTATGAAACATCCGGACGTAAATGGTTGTGCTCAAATTGTGCTCACGATCGTCGGTTGAGTCGTAGTTATAGCGACGGTGGTGATGCGTTAAGTCAGGATTCGAATAATGAAATTGCAAGTTTAAAAATCCTAATAAAGGACTTGGGTGAAAAACTCGATTCTGGATTAAAGCGTATCGAAACCGACTTGGGTAAGTCACTCGAATCGTGTCACGAGAAGCTCGACGAGAACGCCGCACTATTATCTGCTCAACAACTCATCATTGAAAAGCAGAATCAAATCATTGAATCTCTCAAATCGGATAAGTTGGCATTGTCTAAAAAGGTAACAGAACTTTCAGTGAGATTGACTGATTTGGAGCAGTATTCAAGATCAAATACTCTAGAAATCCATGGAATACCTGGCTCCCAGAACGAAAACGTCGCCGGAATCGTTATGGAGATTGGAAAGGCGCTAGATGTCCCTATCAAGGAGGATATGATCGTTGCTTGTCATCGACTGAAGCAGAAGAACAACCGCCCATCGCCTGGAATTATAGTGAAATTTGTCCACCGTACAGTGAAGGAGAGGATCATGGAGAGGCGTCGTGTGAAGAGGACTCTGTCAACCAGACACTTGGGATTGGCGTCTGATACTCCGATTTATATTAATCAGTCTCTCTGTCAAGAGAGAGCTATTTTATTTGCAAAGgcaaaaaaagttaaaaaagaACTGAACTTTAAGTTTCTATGGATAGATAGAACAGGTAACATTAAGATTAGAAGAGACGAGACTTCAACTATTTGCGTTATCAAAACTGATAGCGATATTGAAAAACTTGCAGGTAACCGAGTTTAA
- the LOC120350566 gene encoding uncharacterized protein LOC120350566, whose product MSFIASLRPIVVNRNFSRFSKQVLVTPRCTFLINNKKEMSQTREDDAKSITMKKLTPEYLDEALQTLSVGFFPYESISLGCSVNSNAKACRELEKLAALTAEDKASFVAIDSSTNKVIGALFNKIQKKCDTDAPSFFEHFRDDHCQESNSKALIDFMIEMDSFIDIFSKFQVDQVLELMFIAVNPEYRRRGIATSLIDFSLDVIKKENSAIKLASSLATSSFTYKILKKLHFEEVLKKELNDFSFNNEPYSSKVDCSVHNTGLVLFVKKIQ is encoded by the exons ATGTCTTTCATTGCATCACTCAGGCCGATCGTTGTCAATAGAAATTTCTCTAGGTTCAGTAAACAAGTATTGGTGACTCCACGTTGTACATTTCTGATCAACAATAAAAAAG AAATGTCACAAACACGTGAGGATGACGCGAAATCTATAACAATGAAGAAATTAACACCCGAGTATCTAGACGAGGCTCTCCAGACATTGAGTGTCGGATTCTTTCCATACGAAAGTATCAGTTTAG GCTGTTCCGTAAATTCGAATGCCAAAGCTTGCCGGGAGCTGGAAAAGCTAGCTGCTCTCACTGCCGAGGATAAGGCTTCATTCGTTGCAATAGATTCCAGCACAAATAAAGTGATTGGAGCActtttcaacaaaattcaaaagaAATGTGATACTGATGCTCCAAGCTTTTTCGAACATTTCAGAGATGATCATTGTCAAGAAAGTAATTCCAAAGCACTAATCGATTTTATGATTGAGATGGACAGttttattgatatattttcaaaatttcaagtcgatcaaGTGTTGGAACTGATGTTCATTGCCGTTAATCCAGAATACAGGAGAAGAGGGATTGCTACATCACTGATTGACTTCTCTTTGGATGTCATCAAGAAGGAGAATAGTGCTATAAAACTTGCTTCTAGTTTGGCAACTTCATCATTCACGTATAAAATTCTGAAGAAACTGCATTTTGAAGAAGTGTTGAAAAAGGAGTTGAATGATTTCAGTTTCAACAATGAACCATATTCTAGTAAAGTGGATTGCTCAGTTCATAATACAGGACTTGTCCTTTTTGTgaagaaaattcaataa
- the LOC111043616 gene encoding integrator complex subunit 10, with the protein MAVFKSFDFDSSISDQEYLISCARNSKSNIAISKAWLLTAKTIFPHEMGIQFEDYNLEKSLKNTKDASKCFSDMFHSFPDEPSIWDEVTNITVSLQADQPTPEQSFLKEMFSHLSPDIQQQLLLVTANRTSNTVEHCHLMLLLLRSFPLTTIQYGNGLLDTLMRAQQLNYGNNPVNQFRKILVTDLIPLLIPVELPLQVIYRLLLTTVEFYINYIFKGVTEIEGLPESECIIENPWKSLMETFEGIVKKLGWELSSIFSNPLNKDAACQRITQFVHVHAIRLIEDDQLVMQIFYCTFLLFLNALYEYNTLLNEGDMVMIELPVDFSNNASINEPVPKKRSRTKIAAEEDIALTASHKVTIVRTFTVAFRCFEMFQNSEVLKKEFYQLIQTLKLENWVQRISQDFYLYKGLYHECIEKLMIPDSELKHDLKSICVYFYKQDFGAMLESIVSVVERLSSHSKYNALHSQPKDSQVSPLHKPPPNAKRHLHFLHMKKRPILQYMAKLLIVSLRKVRPRLQSIDLDLAQGHILVLLQLDWPQDELLFNEIVDVIKMNRRFSYNLFIKYIICTTFLEEFMYLSTERGGSVALDILIPTSNQLLNQRRMSTRGVDKGAKEDFKMAMRRQTARINENIETLLIQFIVNEKDAIRHCLNSQRTDL; encoded by the coding sequence ATGGCTGTTTTTAAAAGTTTCGATTTTGACAGCAGCATTTCAGACCAAGAATATCTTATTTCTTGCGCACGTAATAGTAAATCAAATATTGCTATTTCAAAAGCCTGGCTTCTTACAGCAAAAACTATTTTTCCCCATGAAATGGGAATACAgtttgaagattacaatttggAAAAGAGTTTGAAAAATACTAAAGATGCTTCAAAGTGCTTTAGCGATATGTTCCATTCATTTCCTGACGAACCATCAATTTGGGACGAGGTTACAAACATTACGGTATCACTGCAAGCTGATCAGCCAACACCAGAACAATCATTTCTAAAAGAGATGTTTAGCCATTTGAGTCCAGACATCCAACAACAGCTATTATTGGTTACTGCGAACAGAACATCAAACACTGTGGAACATTGTCATTTGATGTTACTTCTTCTACGAAGCTTTCCGTTAACAACTATTCAATATGGTAATGGTTTATTGGATACTTTAATGAGAGCACAGCAATTGAATTATGGAAATAACCCTGTCAAccaatttagaaaaattctAGTTACTGATCTGATTCCGTTGTTGATACCAGTGGAATTGCCGCTACAAGTTATCTACCGCCTCCTACTTACCACtgttgagttttatataaactACATTTTCAAGGGTGTCACTGAAATCGAAGGTCTCCCTGAGAGTGAATGCATAATTGAAAATCCATGGAAGAGTTTGATGGAAACATTTGAAGGAATTGTCAAGAAATTAGGTTGGGAGCTGagttctattttttcaaatcctttGAATAAAGATGCTGCATGCCAGAGAATTACCCAGTTTGTCCATGTTCACGCTATTAGATTAATTGAAGATGACCAATTAGTTATGCAAATTTTCTATTGcacttttcttctctttttaaaTGCATTGTATGAGTATAATACATTATTGAATGAAGGTGACATGGTAATGATTGAACTACCAgtggatttttcaaataatgcATCAATAAATGAGCCTGTTCCGAAAAAGAGGTCTCGGACAAAAATAGCTGCTGAAGAAGATATTGCTCTGACAGCAAGTCACAAAGTTACCATTGTAAGAACATTCACTGTTGCATTTAGatgttttgaaatgtttcagAACTCTGAAGTATTAAAGAAAGAGTTTTATCAGTTGATTCAAACTCTCAAATTAGAAAACTGGGTGCAAAGAATCTCCCAAGATTTTTATCTCTATAAGGGCTTGTATCATGAATGCATCGAAAAACTCATGATTCCAGATAGTGAATTGAAACACGATTTAAAATCGATTTGTGTTTACTTTTACAAGCAAGACTTTGGTGCCATGTTGGAAAGCATTGTTAGTGTTGTGGAACGTCTGTCTTCTCATTCCAAATACAACGCATTACATTCGCAGCCAAAAGATTCACAGGTCTCTCCTTTGCACAAGCCACCACCCAATGCAAAGAGACATCTACATTTCTTGCATATGAAGAAAAGACCTATTCTCCAGTACATGGCAAAATTATTGATAGTTTCTCTTCGGAAGGTGCGGCCTCGACTACAAAGTATCGATTTAGATCTTGCCCAAGGACacattcttgttcttctccaaCTGGACTGGCCACAAGATGAACTACTTTTCAATGAGATTGTCGACGTCATTAAAATGAACAGAAGATTCTCTTACAATCTATTCATAAAATACATCATTTGTACTACatttcttgaagaatttatGTATTTATCAACTGAGCGCGGTGGAAGTGTAGCACTGGACATCTTGATTCCCACATCTAATCAGCTTCTCAACCAGAGACGAATGTCAACACGTGGAGTCGACAAAGGGGCAAAGGAAGATTTCAAAAtggccatgaggagacaaactGCTCGCATAAATGAGAACATTGAAACTCTTTTAATTCAGTTCATCGTTAATGAGAAGGACGCTATCAGACATTGTTTGAATTCTCAGCGTACTGATTTgtga